The Lysobacter enzymogenes DNA segment ACTGGCTCAGTACCTCACCACCGAACGCCTCGCCACCGAACAAGAAAAGGGCCTGGCCAAGCAGCTCGGCGACAACTACGCCGGCGCGTGGCTGGAGCGCAAGGCCGACGGTTCGTTCGGCTTCGTCGCCGCCAGCACCTCGGTCAGCAAGGCCAAGACCCTGACCGGCATCGAGACCCGCCAGGCGCGTCACAGCCTGAAGGCGCTCGACACCGCCAAGGGCCAGCTCGACAACCTGCTCGCGCGCAGCGCCAAGGTGCCGAAGGGCGTGTACAGCTGGTCGGTCGACCTGCCGAGCAACAGCGTCGTCGTCGGCGTCGCCCCGGGCGCGCAGGCCACCGGCGAAGACTTCGTCGCCCGCAGCGGCCTCGACGCCAGCGTCGTCCGCTTCGAGACCATGAACGAAGCGCCGCAGCGCCGCATCGCCATCCAGGGCGGCCGCGGCATGCTGCGCAACCCGGGCGACGGCTACCTGTACGCCTGCTCGGTCGGCTTCCCGGTCACCAAGGGCAGCACCCTCGGCTACGCCACCGCCGGCCACTGCGGCGACGTCGGCGAAATCGTCTATCAGGAAAACGGCCAGTGGAACCCGGGCGTGCGCGTCGGCACCTTCGCCGCCTCGTCGATGCCCAGCGGCACCGGCACCGGCCCGGACCGCGGCTGGGTGAAGGTCGACAGCAACCACACCCTGTCGGCCAGCGTCTACGGCTACGGCAGCGGCGACGTCACCGTGAAGGGCAGCACCGAAGCCGCCGTCGGCGCCGCGCTGTGCCGCTCCGGCCGCACCTCCGGCTGGCACTGCGGCGCCATCCGCACCAAGAACATGACCGTCTCCTACGTCGACGACAACGGCAACCCCGACGGCACCGTCACCGGCCTGACCCGCACCAGCGCGTGCGCCGAAGGCGGCGACTCGGGCGGCTCGTTCATCACCAGCGTCGGCCAGGCCCAGGGCGTGCTGTCGGGTGGTAGCGGCAGCTGCTCGGGCAGCCAGGGCAATCCGGGGGGCGGCAATAGCTACTACACGCCGATCAAGCCGATTTTGAGTGCGTATGGGTTGACGTTGAAGACCAATCCGTAATTCGATCTCGACAACTGCACAAGAAAAGCGCCCCGGTCACTCGGGGCGCTTTTTTTACTTACGGAATTACCACGAACCAAGCCTTAAATCAGCAAACTGCACGCTGCAATGCCCATCCTCTTGCCTCTACCTGTTGACCGAGCGAAAGTCCGTCTGGATGCTGTGCTCAACAGCTCACGCGCCCGATGCTGCTGCTTCAATAGGTTCACAGCGCTTCGCAAGCTTTCGACATGGACCGTCACATGCCCGACACGCCCCTACACCCGCATCCTGGCTTCGCTCTGATTCGAAATGCGTACGCTGATTCATTGCATCGCGACCTCGCAATCATCAATGACGCAGTGCGCAGCGAGCTTGGTCCGCTGCTCCCCGGGGGACTCTCCTGGCAAGAGAAGCGAAAGCCGAGCGTGCCCGCCTCTCGAAAA contains these protein-coding regions:
- a CDS encoding S1 family peptidase encodes the protein MRKFSMSVLAVAAAMVVSGSALAADDLAPALKSAMKRDLGLTDKQLAQYLTTERLATEQEKGLAKQLGDNYAGAWLERKADGSFGFVAASTSVSKAKTLTGIETRQARHSLKALDTAKGQLDNLLARSAKVPKGVYSWSVDLPSNSVVVGVAPGAQATGEDFVARSGLDASVVRFETMNEAPQRRIAIQGGRGMLRNPGDGYLYACSVGFPVTKGSTLGYATAGHCGDVGEIVYQENGQWNPGVRVGTFAASSMPSGTGTGPDRGWVKVDSNHTLSASVYGYGSGDVTVKGSTEAAVGAALCRSGRTSGWHCGAIRTKNMTVSYVDDNGNPDGTVTGLTRTSACAEGGDSGGSFITSVGQAQGVLSGGSGSCSGSQGNPGGGNSYYTPIKPILSAYGLTLKTNP